From Candidatus Kaelpia aquatica, the proteins below share one genomic window:
- a CDS encoding GNAT family N-acetyltransferase, translating into MMHEKSYKDIEIKQLNSSERESALSLICEAFKEHPMLPPGTSHKTTQALFRFMFDEFGSKKSTCIHGIKDSGNNLACTALTLSSTDEPSLLDALRCTLSFVRILGWSLALAFLRINASKPKRTEPHLELLLLGTSPSFQKGGLGRAMMSHLYKFGKDKGYAGITLEVAKNSPAYGFYCREGFVIDKTVYIKDMPLSLMHCKLDS; encoded by the coding sequence ATGATGCATGAAAAATCATATAAAGATATAGAAATCAAACAATTAAACTCTTCCGAGCGAGAATCTGCCTTATCTCTTATTTGCGAGGCTTTTAAAGAGCATCCTATGCTTCCTCCTGGTACGTCTCATAAGACTACACAAGCTCTGTTCCGCTTTATGTTTGATGAATTCGGCTCGAAAAAATCAACCTGCATTCATGGTATAAAGGATAGTGGCAATAATCTGGCGTGCACGGCATTAACTTTAAGCAGCACCGATGAACCCAGTTTATTGGATGCACTGCGTTGTACTTTGTCTTTTGTTCGTATCTTGGGGTGGAGTCTGGCATTAGCTTTTCTACGGATAAATGCCTCTAAACCTAAACGCACGGAGCCCCATCTCGAATTATTACTGCTGGGAACTTCGCCTTCATTCCAAAAGGGAGGTTTGGGTCGTGCCATGATGAGCCACCTTTATAAATTTGGCAAGGACAAGGGGTATGCAGGAATCACTCTAGAAGTTGCTAAAAACTCGCCTGCCTATGGATTTTATTGTCGAGAAGGATTTGTCATAGATAAGACGGTATATATCAAAGATATGCCGCTTTCTCTTATGCATTGTAAGCTTGATTCATAA